The proteins below come from a single Desulfovibrio sp. genomic window:
- a CDS encoding M15 family metallopeptidase, with the protein MIARRKCDPLLFLQMLVLALGMLFPLQAQAVMHDGFVHVSDQCQNIIQEIRYFSSYNFVGERINGYLAPQAILTEPAANALCKAAAAAEEKGYTLKIYDAYRPQSAVDHFVRWGMNAADTRMKAIFYPQVDKARVFELGYVATRSGHSRGSTVDLTLVDRLSGKEADMGTPFDFFGAASHHGAKGLSPQQEANRAVLLGFMENAGFKRYEEEWWHYTLKNEPYTDTYFNFPVE; encoded by the coding sequence ATGATTGCGCGCCGTAAATGCGATCCGCTTCTTTTTTTGCAGATGTTGGTGCTGGCCTTGGGGATGCTGTTCCCCTTGCAAGCGCAGGCGGTCATGCACGATGGTTTTGTGCATGTAAGCGACCAATGCCAGAATATTATTCAGGAAATACGCTATTTTTCTTCCTACAACTTTGTGGGAGAGCGCATTAATGGATATCTTGCACCCCAGGCAATTTTAACCGAGCCAGCGGCGAATGCTCTGTGCAAGGCCGCAGCGGCGGCTGAAGAGAAGGGTTATACCCTGAAAATTTATGACGCCTACCGCCCGCAATCGGCAGTGGATCATTTTGTGCGCTGGGGCATGAACGCCGCCGACACGCGCATGAAGGCGATTTTTTATCCGCAGGTGGACAAGGCGCGGGTCTTTGAGCTGGGCTATGTTGCCACGCGCTCCGGGCATTCGCGCGGCAGCACGGTGGACCTCACCCTCGTTGACAGGCTAAGCGGCAAAGAGGCGGACATGGGCACCCCCTTTGACTTTTTTGGTGCCGCCTCACACCACGGGGCCAAGGGGCTGAGCCCGCAGCAGGAGGCCAACCGGGCGGTGCTTCTGGGCTTTATGGAGAATGCCGGGTTCAAGCGTTATGAAGAAGAGTGGTGGCACTACACGCTTAAAAACGAGCCTTACACGGATACCTATTTCAATTTCCCTGTGGAATAA
- a CDS encoding formyltransferase family protein yields MKVVVCAKKDLAGCVALNRLLAAIAPRHDVFVVLSDYVLDAECSNAYAASLVAHERNMVLEHILPWLEARFPEGNAAQCQTYAGLKKRYGIDMEMWGPMRSPASRQAMRDLAPDVVISCRYDYVIPTEVIDMPRLGTYGMHPGALPDLQGLCSPFRAMEHGNEHSGCTLFHLDAGLDTGPIVEIGWWPINYDRSLLWNFVHTYFAGIDALLRHLPDLEAGRELTTHVQSSEGRKYFSYPTEDEFRSFIQKGGHIVLPEDYHEVLSWFLPGGLTDPAMPELWALVSSLES; encoded by the coding sequence GTGAAAGTTGTCGTTTGCGCCAAGAAGGATCTTGCAGGATGTGTCGCCCTTAACAGACTGCTGGCAGCCATTGCCCCCAGGCACGATGTTTTTGTGGTTCTTTCAGATTACGTGCTGGACGCGGAGTGCAGCAATGCCTATGCGGCAAGCCTTGTGGCCCATGAGCGGAATATGGTGCTTGAGCACATTCTGCCCTGGCTGGAGGCCCGCTTTCCTGAGGGTAATGCGGCGCAGTGTCAGACCTATGCGGGCCTGAAAAAGCGTTATGGCATTGATATGGAGATGTGGGGCCCCATGCGGTCGCCCGCCTCCCGGCAAGCCATGCGCGACCTTGCGCCGGACGTCGTCATCTCCTGCCGTTACGACTACGTTATTCCCACTGAAGTTATCGATATGCCCCGGCTTGGCACCTATGGCATGCATCCCGGCGCGCTGCCTGACCTGCAAGGCCTGTGCAGCCCTTTTCGGGCCATGGAGCATGGCAATGAGCACTCTGGCTGTACGCTTTTCCACCTTGACGCAGGGCTGGATACCGGCCCCATAGTGGAGATCGGCTGGTGGCCCATCAACTATGACCGCTCCCTGCTGTGGAACTTTGTGCATACCTATTTTGCGGGTATCGACGCCCTGTTGCGGCACCTGCCGGACCTGGAGGCGGGGCGCGAGCTGACAACCCATGTGCAGAGCAGCGAAGGGCGAAAATACTTCAGCTATCCTACCGAAGACGAATTCCGCAGCTTTATCCAGAAGGGCGGGCATATCGTCCTGCCCGAAGATTATCATGAAGTTCTGTCGTGGTTTCTGCCCGGTGGCCTGACAGATCCCGCCATGCCCGAGCTGTGGGCGCTGGTTAGTTCTTTGGAGTCCTGA